The genomic window ACGGATGGATGCCAGTATACTACAACAACTATGACACCGACGGTGATTTTATAACTTTCAGAGAATGTTTGTTGCTAGTCAGAGCGTCATACATCTAATTAAAGGTTAATTGAAActgtatgttttaatttttttttaaaataaaaatagataatttttttaaattacgaaaattatatTGGGTTTAATTACTGCACAGAAGGTCAAAACTCGAtgtccatttttttaattgaagtcATAAATAAATTCAGTGGAAATTCCGAATGCAAGATGTGAAAACTGGCTATGAGGTAAGTGGAAACTCTACGACGTTTCACTGTGGAACATTAtagttgtataaaaataaatgagaaatatctagttaattttataatatttgataaatccggataaaagagttcacaacttttaaacggctgaactaATTTTCATGTAACATGAACATGTACAtgaacagtttttaatttacacAGCATGCCCCTTTAATTGATACCAGGcttggatatatttgaaaatattcgaacaTTCATTCCTACTTTAATCCGTTCCCTGATCTTCGATTGTTCATCCCTATTTTCGCTCCTCGATATAACACATCAAGTATAATGTTGTATTTGGACAAATAAGAAATAACATGTCAGATGTAATTTTCCAATAActagaaaaattagttttttaatccGCAATTTTAGTTAGCAAAAACGCAAGTGAATTTGtcgatatgttttaaattttacgggGACAGAAGTCGTTTTCcctatttaatatatataggcCATCATATTTAGAAGAAGCATTCGATATACACAACACAAAATGTaggtaataattttctttttgtgttcGTTCctttgatgataaatatttttgatataatatttttgtgcaaCGGTTTTCTGAACCAGTGGATTGGTGAATCCCTTATGATgtcaatatatttacatttgtaaGTGGCATTTAGTAAGGGAACGTATgccatcatttttttttctttaatgtcaacgtgaatttgaaatttgtttcgtATATATTATGTGGATAGGCGGAAGAAATATTCTAAATCATTTATTTCAGGTAATATATTcatttcagtaaaaaaatttaagaaaagtatttttttataaaagaaaaaaaattgagagaACACCAAAAAAGCTCGCAGTTGTGTAAGCTCTTTCCATTAGATTAACTGAGAATATGAAGTCgggatttttttataccatgtatatgaaaccATGTATATTGTAccgttaaaaatattgatactacgagcaaaattttggtataggtgttcatagtatccatttccggttgtacgTTTGAATGTTTTCCGTCTGCCGTCTGTTCGTTCATGAatataattactcaaaaacgaaaagagatatcaaactgaaatttatagcgcgctcgggacgttaaaagtgagattttgttcgtaattgagcaacataggtcaattgggtcttgtaaaccgttagagatagaacaaaagtttaaatataaaaaatgattcttacacaaaaattaacaacatttgCTAGAAACATTTTGTCCTagtcatcactgtttacccatgagagcgcaaataagGTAGTACGTATTATataagaatatcagttatgtgtgtgtgacatatatgtatgcgtgtctatctaagagtgactatctttttttacttacatgacgtaaaaaaacaaacgtttgCGTAATCAagattgtctatacatggtatttcaaaaattaactcagtcaaatgtttgttttcactagctTTTAATGTATATTATGATGAAGCATTTttagtatttagtttttttagtattatgaaaatttatctgTCGACTAGAAATAATACGATAAACCATACGTAGCGATATGATTTTTGGATatgaatagaatatttatttaaatatattttgtatgaaaagcATCCTGTGTTAGTTACACAtagaaatctaaaatttaatttccgcTTATTGTaatcatttgttttatatacttCATTCAAAATTGATTCGATTGCATTCCATTGataatgtgaaaattttattaaatatatatgtgtgGGTCCCATCATCcattaatgtaaattataattactgCAGATGTCAACAAAACATTGACACGttgtttatgtaatttttacagcgtgaAACAGAATTTTTATTACGTCAAGCAAaaagtacatatttatatttcttactaACAGATTCTtctttctcctttttaaaacaaagattatAACGTTATAGACCTCACTTATcctctcttttgttcacaattttatggattataTTTTTTCGGTGGGGAATCTAACTTTTTTGAGAATGAAGTTTTCCCATgatcgctgacattgtaacttaagattttttccatttttttaaatagctgtctccaatttcgacaaaactcagtatataaggtaattttgacccaaaaagtacaaaaatcggcatttgttgactggtcgaatatccCAGAAACGCTGCATCTAATCATTatattaaccggatttttatactttttgtatcaaaattaccccatccactgagtttcatcgaatttcaaaacaataatttttttccgattttctcgattttttccaaggggtaccccttaaaaaaattgcaaaaaatcgaaaaatttttttattttcaatttcgacaaaactcagtatataaggtaattttgacccaaaaagtacaaaaatcgggtgaatttgttgactggtccaataaattttgagttacggactaaaatcgatccaaatattgtgatatctcaggAAGTCTGCTTCCAgtgtaaaaagatattttaattttaatagatgcgttaaaaaaacttttttttcgagtgagaaatattcaacaatatttttgtattttttttaaaattaaaaatagtaccagttttaatcacttttaatcaaatctattaaaaactaattaaaataagtaatttgaaGTGGTTGCGtccgttttaaaaaataacatttgatttaataaacaataccaatgaaattagattattttatcaattctaTCAGTGCAATgggtaaatattgtattattgtatTTCTTAAATTGGtagaattatcttttatttttcagttcttaattttatcaatgatcttttatgaaaactttgaaaatagcTTTAAATATGACTGTCCAGCTAATCAAAACTAAACAATTTCTGACTTCTTGATTGCAACTTTATTAAGCCAGTTGATATTAAccttcgaactaaaaaaaggagtgttccAAGTTTGATCGCTTTGTtagtgtgtctgtctgtctgtggcatcgtagcgaatAAACAGATGAACTGGTTTTGATTTTGACTGAaaataatagaaacattaaattaaaatgcaaaagGAGTGGGCATATTCGAAGCAATCACTGAGGGTGAAATCGAAACTTTTgctactaaaattaaaaaatccttcTATTTCCATTAAATTGGCAATTACGGATAACTATTGAATTATGTTGTACATATTATTCTGATATTTtgaatgttgaaaaattatctCATTTTGAAAGCGTggtatatttaaaagtatttttattttcatttttattaccttTGAGTTCACACCAGGCAATTATTTAGgttataattgttaaataagGTCAATTGGTGTAAGATCAGATCGGTATTAaaccttgaatttttttgtcaatactTGTAATTGATGTAAGTCTTATaacgaaaaataaatcaaaaaaagtattcaagCAGCTTATCATTTTAAGTATAGGGATTAATACAATACTTATTCATTTCCTTTGTAGGGTTCAGTAaccaattgataaaataaaaaatgtccaAATAAATAAGTTGATTAagttatataattaaacaataagaaaacatttactaaaaaatattcgGCTTATAAATAATGGGCCAAAATATGGCTCTAGAAATCCCGGTTTTGATATTTTAGCATGGGTAAAacatgttaggttaggttagattatattggctgacCACAAGAGAAACACTTAGGCCATAGggcctattgtgataccatatatgttttaccattttcccgctgaaaatttggtttattaGCTCCTTAATTATTTCGAGAGGCTGATGCACCTCCTTTATGCATATACCGTGTCAAGTACCAACCTGTCAAGTTGCCGAAGGTGATACATTGAAGCTAGTGAATAtcataacaatatatattttttgcattaaagAAACCCTCTAAAACATTACGAAGAGTTTTTGAACAATGATATTCggtgattttaatgaaatctcCTCTTCAAAGACTCTATACGTATATGTGGAGTGCAGGATATTCCTCTTTACTTCAACCTTTCTTACTTGCTTTTGAGGATCTCATCgggataacattttttgaaattttatttgcgaAGCTGATGTATATTACACACTCTTTTTGGTTATCATTGTCTATACGGACACGCAGTAACCTTTCAaagtatttaaagaattaaattgatttatgaattatttgaatataaaaaaataattacacacTACGAAACCTTTGTATGCATATACGATACTTGCTTAgccgaatttataaaaaaaaagtgataactcctttgaaaatgtatataaaaagaaatttttttaaattatttcaaacataaacaatttgaagtttcaaacattaataatttgaagaaaaattaaaaagttatggctgcaaaattatttttggtcaTTTTGGCCATAGTAGCAACAAGTAAGTTTCtcttttattataatgttaGTCCAAAATCCACCACTTATAGATACAAAATCAGTCGTTTGTGtagacaaaagtaaaaaaataaacggtaTCTTTAGATCCTGAAATAGTTTTTCTGGTGAATTCTGGCGTGAAAATTAATAGTTCTATTAATTTTCtagataaaatttcaaacagaaatCTTAGAGAGTgcctgtttaaaatatattttatctttatataaatttttttaactgaaaaaataccaatattaaataaagataatttttttcaaatataatatttaagcagttttttcattaaatccTTTTTAGTAGGTATTTAATTTACCAGTTGatgaataattattgaaaattataaacttcCAAGTAgtgaaaaaactgatttttcatTCACTTTTCAGCAAACAGAATTAATGCAATTGTTGTCGATTCTGAACTAAAATTGATGAATGAAGACGTTCGAAATCAGACAGTAGAAGTGACTTCATATGCCGCAAATGAAAATCCAAATACATTAACCGAACAACGTGAAACTGCGACCATTTTGAAGCACTATGTCGAACAGTTTGATTTGGCTTATgatgaagatttaaaaaatttggttgcAATTATGGAAACTGCACGACAAAACGCTGATATCGGAAGTCCAAGTGCTTTATGTTACAAATTACAATTAACTAAAGTGGAACCAGCTCGTGCAAAGGGGGTGGAACGTAAAAAGGAAGTTGACGAGCAAGTTGATGAAAAAGTGAATGATTTGGTGGAATCAACAAAGAAATTAATTGACGATACTAAATTGGATTTGGATGTCAAAACAATTGTACAATtgtgtatgaaaatttatactgGAATCGGCCAAGACAAAGAACGGTTACAATGCTTCGATGAATATGGTGCACATTTATCTATTGGACAAAAATCAAAAGGTGAAGGTTTATTGGAACGTGTTGGAACAATTCAACAACAAACATTACGGATTTCTGATAAAACTGATGAAAGTTTACGTGGGATGTTTGCTAATAATCAATTGGATTATACAAACTTAAATCAAGAACAAGTTAAATGTGCCAATTTACCTGGAAGTAATACCACTCCAGCACCTACAACTGCCCCTACCACAGCACCTACAACTGTCCCTACCACTACACCCAAACCTACAGAAGCTACCACAACTCCCAAACCACCTgcagaaaaataacaaaattagcagttttaaatttgtatttgtttcacataaattctaaaaataaaaatttctaacccagttatatttgcatatttttacataaacaacCTTATCATAAAACAAGCACAAATAAAAAGTGCCCCACGTTGGAGTTGATTGATCCCGTTTGATTTTTTTGACTACACGGGCAAATTTAATccaatggaatttttttataaacccactaattttgggtcatttttttcagctgtgatgtcagtttttcggtaGCTATCGCTTTTGTACTTAATTCCGAGGCCAGGGCTagaaattcttgaaaccaattagagctaggttaattttgatcacaaatttgaaaaatatgacccaaatttagtaggataacatacttggtttatcaaaattggataaaatttggatgtgatagagcaaaataaaatttttaggattctgatgacgtcataaagttcaaaaattcgatttttttgataacacaagcaaatttgatctgatctcattggaattttttttgaaacccactaattttgggtcattcttttcagctgtgatgtcagtttttctctagctataatttatgtgcttgattccgggaccaggactccacattcttgaaacctattagagctaggttaattttgatcacaaatttgaaaaatatgacccaaatttagtaggattacatacttggtttatcaaaattggataaaatttggatgtgatagaacaaattaaaattttttggattctgatgacgtcataaagttcaaaaatttgattttgttgataacacaagcaaatttgatctgatcttattggaattttttttgaaacccactaattttgggtcattcttttcagctgtgatgtcagtttttatCTAGCTATAATTTATGTGCttgattccgggaccaggactccacattcttgaaacctattagagctaggttaattttgatcacaaatttgaaaaatatgacccaaatttagtaggattacatacttggtttatcaaaattggataaaatttgaatgtgatagggcaaaataaaattttttggatcctgatgacgtcataaagttcaaaaattcgatttttttgataataccggcaaatttgatccgatcttattggaattttttttgaaatccactaattttgggtcattcttttcagctgtaatgtcagtttttccctagctatcatttatgtgcttgatTCCGGGGCCAGGACtaaacattcttgaaacctattagagctaggttaattttgatcacaaatttgaaaaatatgacccaaatttaataggattacatacttgttttatcaaaattggataaaatttggatgtgatattgcaaaattaaaattttttgattctgatgacgtcataaagttaaaaaagttaAGGGTTTTATTAGTGCTTGGAGACTAAGATAAAatgaatagttaaaaaaataaagaaaaccgactgcgttaaataaaatctgcaCAGAGGgaaacaagttcagtagtttacaaaGCCACTATACAGATTTTAATGGGCCTGGACTGTTAAAGTCACTGTGTAAACTTctgtacttgtttttttaatttgtataagaTGGTATCTGTATTGAAATGTTgtcattttccaaaatatttatccAGACCTTACGATCTACAAATTACTGGATTACACTCACCCTCGTGGttgattttgtaataataatatataaagataagtTTAAATAACAGTAATTATGAATATAGGAAAAATATAAGAATGCCTAGCGGTTTCAATAATGTAAACTTAAAACTAAGATATACTGTTTATAATATGGCTCAAAAATGATTGCTTTATacactataaatttttcaattgcgTTTTACTCTTTCtcacaaaataatcttaaatctagccgaataataatattacaacttCATTATTAAACAATCAAAATCAAAGTAAGATATCTTTAGACAAAATTAAATCACAGattattgtatttgtttataaaactaattagcaaaaaaactaattaattttaataaacttgatAAGATATATGATGGAAATGTATTGTCTCCTAGAAATTACTAATCAAACTTCCTGTCGATAAGTGTctttaatttcaatgaattaaatttatttatataaaaatcacttaagataataataatacgaagACTTAAAGTATAAACACACActcaaatattgatataaatcttagaatttaaattcaaaaataatacttttataattgaagtggattcaattttgataatattttattataaatacgattgatttaatgtattttgaaatcagaatagttaaagaaattatacaagtgaaatacacaacaaaaaatgaaagtcaatattattttattattccttGCCATTGGTGCTCACCAAGTAAGTAACTTGTAATTCATTATcatttgcttttaaaaaaacctcaaaaaatagattgttaattattttttgccaACATGCTTTAATGAACTAAACTTTAGAAAACGAATTTAAAGAATCACGTTTgcttgatttatataaaattttgaatcactCGTGTCAAAAATGCTCAAAAAATTATCGTTTTAtgtttaactataaaaatatgcCTCCGTCACTATAATTCCAAAAGGATCTATgttaatcttaaatttttttttattggctcTATTTGAGGCTCTTTTCGTTCCTCGAATGATCAAAAATCATTTATGGCTACGGTGAAATAAAAATGGCATACTAGTACTAGACGTCAGTACAAcgtgtttactaaaaaaatgtaataagtgTTTCTTATATTCGTCAAAGAAAAGCGTCACGTGACCAATTGTATTCTACTTGCTTAGCACTTTAATTTGTTACTCCTATCAAGAAAGTTGCGAGGGAAAACGAATTACACCTCTTTTGGTTGATTTTATAACCATATTTAATTTCTAGTACAATCATTTATATCGATTTCTTCTTTATTTCCTAAACAAATGCGTTATTTCACTATTAAACACCAGCTCCATTTCTCCACGCCTGAAATTTAATAAGCAATTTaacaattaagtaattcaatttttcaatatttagatTGCGGACGCAATTGTAGTGGATACTGATTTAAAAGCAATGCAAGGTGAAGTGAAAGCTAACGTAGAACTCGTCACTTCTGAAGCCGCTAATGAAAATCCAAACACATTAACCGATCAACGTGAATTGGGAGACATTCTAAACAAACATGTGAAATTATTCGATGAAGcttatgaaaatgatttaaagactttacaaaatacaattgaAACTGCTCGTCAAAACGCTGGAATTGGAAGTGCCAAAGCTTTATGTTACAAATtagaattaacaaaaattgaccCATTACGTGAGAATGGTGTACAACGAGCTAAAGTTATTAATGAAAAAGTTGATCAACAAGTTGAACAATTAGTTGAATCAACGAGAATTTTAATTGATCAAACTAAATTGGATTTAGATGTCAAAACTATTGTTCAATTATGTATGAAAATTTACACTGGTATTGGTCAAGATAAAGAACGTTTGAAGTGTTTTGATGAATATGGGGCACATTTAAGCATTGGACAAAAATCAAAAGGTGAAAGTTTATTGGAACGTGTTGGAACAATTCAGCTACAATCATTACGCATCTCTGAGAAAACTGATGTAGATTTACGTGGCATGTTTGCTGCTAATCAATTGGATTGGACTAGTTTGAATAATACACAAACCAAATGTCAAAAGTTACCAAACACCAGaagattattttgaatattctaACAGAAGAATAATTTaagatcaattttattttaaaattttgtaaattttcttatagtcatttcaaataaaaaattttggtaataaattttgctttttttcctCTTGTAGGTATTAACTGAATTCTACTCTCGTGAACgcttgtacaatttttttccttaacaTTTACGAAAGactaaagaataaaaaagacGTTTCTTGTCCATTATTCTAGTTTTTTATGATAACAGCTTTATTTTTCTAcgtattttgtaaaaactgtTATAAACAGTTTTTCTACAAAGTATTGAGTTTTCAACAAACTACTTTCACAAATTAC from Chrysoperla carnea chromosome 2, inChrCarn1.1, whole genome shotgun sequence includes these protein-coding regions:
- the LOC123292206 gene encoding uncharacterized protein LOC123292206; this encodes MAAKLFLVILAIVATTNRINAIVVDSELKLMNEDVRNQTVEVTSYAANENPNTLTEQRETATILKHYVEQFDLAYDEDLKNLVAIMETARQNADIGSPSALCYKLQLTKVEPARAKGVERKKEVDEQVDEKVNDLVESTKKLIDDTKLDLDVKTIVQLCMKIYTGIGQDKERLQCFDEYGAHLSIGQKSKGEGLLERVGTIQQQTLRISDKTDESLRGMFANNQLDYTNLNQEQVKCANLPGSNTTPAPTTAPTTAPTTVPTTTPKPTEATTTPKPPAEK
- the LOC123292424 gene encoding uncharacterized protein LOC123292424, which produces MKVNIILLFLAIGAHQIADAIVVDTDLKAMQGEVKANVELVTSEAANENPNTLTDQRELGDILNKHVKLFDEAYENDLKTLQNTIETARQNAGIGSAKALCYKLELTKIDPLRENGVQRAKVINEKVDQQVEQLVESTRILIDQTKLDLDVKTIVQLCMKIYTGIGQDKERLKCFDEYGAHLSIGQKSKGESLLERVGTIQLQSLRISEKTDVDLRGMFAANQLDWTSLNNTQTKCQKLPNTRRLF